A region of Vibrio chagasii DNA encodes the following proteins:
- a CDS encoding pilin, whose translation MNNKNKRTNQKGFTLIELMIVVAVIGVLSAIAMPQYQKYVAKSEVASVLATLTGAKTNIEAFAVENGTFPDDSETGQTPSDLGVPSMPLGSVGFTTSGATGSIDFTFVTVASGASALVAGKNLTLSRTTDGSWSCSSTDITANDSILPKTCTPSAP comes from the coding sequence ATGAATAACAAGAACAAAAGAACGAACCAAAAAGGCTTTACGCTAATTGAATTGATGATTGTGGTGGCGGTAATCGGAGTTCTTTCCGCAATAGCTATGCCTCAATATCAAAAATATGTTGCGAAAAGCGAGGTTGCTTCAGTTTTAGCAACGCTTACTGGAGCGAAAACAAACATAGAAGCTTTTGCTGTTGAAAATGGAACATTTCCAGATGACTCTGAAACAGGTCAAACGCCAAGTGATTTAGGTGTGCCATCAATGCCTTTAGGTTCCGTTGGTTTTACCACTAGTGGTGCAACCGGAAGTATAGATTTTACCTTTGTAACCGTCGCCAGCGGAGCGAGCGCTCTTGTTGCAGGAAAAAACCTTACGCTCTCAAGAACTACAGATGGTTCATGGTCATGTAGCTCAACTGATATAACAGCAAATGATTCAATTCTTCCGAAAACCTGCACTCCGTCAGCTCCTTAA
- the coaE gene encoding dephospho-CoA kinase (Dephospho-CoA kinase (CoaE) performs the final step in coenzyme A biosynthesis.), with protein sequence MAIIIGLSGGIASGKTTVANLFNEHFGIDIVDADIVAREVVALGSEGLKQITKHFGEAILLEDGTLNRAKLRELIFSNPAQKQWLNDLLHPMIRDKIDSDLSKVTSPYGLLVAPLLVENQMQGMTDRVLIVDVPTEVQIERTMNRDNVSREQVASILKSQASREQRLAVADDVIKNHTKNQELLPQITDLHKKYLAISTVDGSE encoded by the coding sequence ATGGCAATCATTATCGGATTAAGTGGCGGTATCGCCAGTGGTAAAACAACTGTCGCTAACCTATTCAACGAACACTTTGGCATTGATATTGTCGACGCCGATATCGTAGCACGTGAAGTGGTCGCTCTGGGTAGTGAAGGGCTAAAGCAGATTACCAAACACTTTGGCGAGGCTATCTTGCTTGAAGATGGCACGCTCAATCGAGCTAAGCTACGCGAGCTGATCTTCTCAAACCCAGCTCAAAAGCAATGGCTCAATGATCTTCTTCATCCCATGATCCGAGACAAAATTGACAGTGACCTGTCTAAAGTCACCTCTCCCTATGGTTTATTAGTCGCACCTCTATTGGTTGAAAACCAGATGCAAGGCATGACGGATCGCGTATTAATTGTTGATGTGCCTACAGAAGTGCAGATTGAACGAACGATGAACCGAGACAATGTTTCTAGGGAACAAGTTGCATCAATTTTGAAATCACAAGCTTCAAGAGAACAACGTTTGGCAGTTGCAGATGACGTGATTAAAAACCATACTAAAAACCAAGAACTTTTGCCGCAAATCACAGATTTACATAAAAAGTATCTGGCAATCAGTACAGTAGATGGGTCAGAATAG
- the zapD gene encoding cell division protein ZapD, giving the protein MITHKFEHPLNEKTRIYLRVESLLRQLHLSSTFSDAQQYQLFFRSIFDLIEIFEQIQLKSELAKDLEKQRVTYKSWLDVEGVDQEMLTSLLNDIGNIYRDLMHAERFGQSLKEDRFLSAIRQRFNLPGGSCCFDLPALHYWLHLPLDKRMRDAKAWMDSLQPLYEALTLWLKLTRETGHFKEQIARAGFFQSDAEEANILRLSIPMQYGAYPMISGHKNRFAVKFMSFETGQACTQDIEFELAICT; this is encoded by the coding sequence ATGATCACCCACAAATTTGAACATCCTCTAAATGAGAAAACACGCATCTACCTAAGAGTGGAATCGCTCTTGAGGCAGCTACACCTGTCTTCTACATTTTCCGATGCTCAACAGTATCAACTCTTTTTCCGCTCTATCTTCGATCTGATTGAAATCTTCGAGCAGATCCAACTCAAGAGCGAACTTGCAAAAGATCTTGAGAAGCAACGTGTCACCTACAAAAGCTGGTTAGACGTTGAAGGTGTCGATCAAGAGATGCTTACGTCATTGCTCAATGACATTGGCAACATCTATCGTGACTTAATGCACGCAGAGCGTTTTGGCCAATCACTTAAGGAAGACCGCTTCCTTAGTGCAATTCGCCAACGCTTTAATCTGCCAGGCGGCTCGTGCTGCTTTGACTTACCAGCACTGCATTATTGGTTACACCTCCCTCTTGATAAGAGAATGAGAGATGCCAAAGCGTGGATGGATAGCCTACAGCCTCTGTATGAAGCGTTAACGCTATGGTTAAAGCTAACTCGAGAAACAGGCCACTTCAAAGAACAAATCGCTCGTGCTGGCTTCTTCCAGAGCGATGCTGAAGAAGCGAATATCCTTCGCCTATCCATTCCAATGCAATACGGTGCCTACCCGATGATCTCAGGACACAAAAACCGCTTTGCTGTTAAGTTCATGAGTTTTGAAACAGGCCAAGCCTGTACTCAAGATATCGAATTTGAGCTGGCTATCTGCACCTAA
- a CDS encoding type II secretion system F family protein: protein MINKPKQSQLKSYHWKGINSSGKKVSGQTLALTELEVREKLKDQHIQIKKIKKKSISALTRLTHRVKSKDITVLTRQLATMLGTGVPIVQAIKLVSDNHRKAEMKSILSHICKGVEAGTPISKAMRTASRHFDDLYTDLVATGELSGNLAQVFERLATYREKSEQLKSKVIKALIYPAMVITVALTVSYLMLTMVIPEFESMFSGFGADLPWFTQQVLELSHWMQAYSFYTFVGAGLAALVIYQLCQRSYSIRLSTSRLGLRFPILGGVMAKASIAKFSRTLSTSFGSGIPILMSLKTTAKTAGNLHYESAIIEVHRETAAGIPMYIAMRNTNAFPEMMLQMVMIGEESGNLDEMLNKVASIYEFEVDNTVDNLGKILEPLIIVFLGSVVGGLVVAMYLPIFNLMSVLG, encoded by the coding sequence ATGATCAATAAACCTAAGCAATCACAATTAAAAAGCTACCACTGGAAAGGCATCAATAGCTCTGGCAAAAAAGTGTCAGGGCAGACCTTAGCGCTTACTGAATTAGAGGTGCGTGAAAAGCTCAAAGATCAGCATATCCAGATCAAGAAAATCAAAAAGAAAAGTATTTCGGCACTAACGCGCTTAACCCATCGAGTTAAGTCTAAGGACATCACCGTGTTGACCCGCCAGCTTGCGACCATGCTAGGAACCGGAGTCCCAATTGTGCAGGCCATTAAATTGGTCTCAGATAACCATCGCAAAGCTGAAATGAAATCTATCCTGTCACACATCTGTAAAGGTGTCGAAGCTGGTACACCTATCTCCAAAGCGATGCGAACCGCGAGTCGTCACTTTGATGACCTCTATACCGATTTAGTTGCAACGGGTGAACTCTCGGGTAACCTCGCACAAGTATTTGAACGCCTAGCGACATATCGAGAGAAGAGTGAACAGCTCAAATCTAAGGTCATTAAAGCGCTCATCTATCCTGCAATGGTGATCACTGTCGCACTGACAGTCTCTTATTTAATGCTGACCATGGTGATTCCTGAGTTTGAGTCGATGTTTTCGGGCTTTGGTGCCGACCTCCCTTGGTTTACTCAGCAAGTACTTGAGCTTTCTCATTGGATGCAGGCATACAGCTTTTACACGTTTGTAGGTGCTGGGTTGGCCGCCTTAGTAATCTATCAACTCTGTCAGCGCTCCTACTCGATTCGATTATCTACCAGCCGCTTAGGGTTAAGGTTTCCAATTCTAGGCGGTGTCATGGCCAAAGCCTCCATTGCCAAGTTCAGCCGAACACTATCAACCAGTTTCGGTTCTGGTATCCCCATTCTCATGAGCCTAAAAACCACGGCCAAAACCGCAGGCAACCTGCACTACGAATCGGCAATTATTGAAGTACATCGTGAAACCGCTGCGGGCATCCCTATGTATATTGCTATGCGCAATACCAATGCGTTCCCTGAGATGATGTTGCAGATGGTGATGATTGGCGAAGAGTCAGGAAACCTTGATGAAATGCTCAACAAAGTCGCCTCGATTTATGAGTTTGAAGTAGACAATACCGTCGACAATTTGGGCAAAATATTAGAGCCGCTGATCATTGTATTTTTAGGATCCGTCGTGGGTGGTCTTGTGGTTGCGATGTACTTACCGATCTTTAATCTTATGAGTGTGTTAGGATAG
- the pilB gene encoding type IV-A pilus assembly ATPase PilB, giving the protein MLTNLPTILRQADLLSLTQEQAVAEHVQASGISTPEALLVLDLFTGDSLANNIQAIFGLPLVQLSNTDYEDLCDQLGLRELITKYRAIPISVSNSTLTLASADPTDLRAEDDFRFATGLQIELAVANYSELEGAIRKLYGRSISGQDSKRKEITQDELANLVEVSDDELASIEDLSQDDSPVSRFINQILVDAVRKGASDIHFEPYEEHYRVRLRCDGILVEIQQPASHLSRRLSARLKILAKLDIAERRLPQDGRIKLRLNDELAIDMRVSTLPTLWGEKIVLRLLDSSAANLDIDKLGYSDDQKALYLNALKRPQGMILMTGPTGSGKTVSLYTGLRVLNTTERNISTAEDPVEINLCGINQVQVMPKIGFGFAEALRSFLRQDPDVVMVGEIRDLETAEIAIKASQTGHLVLSTLHTNSAAETVTRLAHMGIEPFNLASSLSLIIAQRLARRLCNQCKTVDDSPDIFLRHSIPNSKIIYKANPQGCNECNQGYSGRVGIYEVMPFTDKLKNSLISKPNALEIEDLARREGMRTLQESGLGKLLEGTTSYQELQRVLYL; this is encoded by the coding sequence ATGCTCACCAACCTCCCTACAATTCTCCGTCAGGCTGATTTACTTAGCCTGACTCAAGAACAAGCAGTGGCGGAACATGTACAAGCTTCAGGTATTTCAACACCTGAAGCTTTGCTCGTCCTTGATCTCTTCACTGGTGACTCCCTAGCAAACAATATACAAGCCATCTTTGGCTTGCCGTTAGTTCAATTGAGCAACACAGATTATGAAGATTTGTGTGACCAATTAGGGCTTCGCGAGCTGATCACCAAATACCGTGCAATTCCGATTTCAGTCTCTAACTCGACGCTCACACTTGCTTCCGCCGACCCAACCGACTTACGAGCTGAAGATGATTTTCGTTTTGCTACCGGCCTGCAGATAGAACTGGCAGTCGCCAATTACTCAGAACTGGAAGGTGCGATACGCAAGCTATATGGACGCTCAATTTCAGGGCAAGACTCCAAACGCAAAGAGATCACCCAAGATGAACTGGCTAACTTGGTTGAAGTGTCTGACGACGAGCTCGCTTCGATTGAAGACCTCAGCCAAGACGACTCTCCGGTTAGCCGTTTTATCAACCAAATACTGGTCGATGCGGTACGTAAAGGCGCGTCCGATATCCATTTTGAACCTTACGAAGAGCACTACCGTGTTCGCCTGCGTTGTGACGGCATATTGGTTGAAATCCAGCAACCAGCTTCTCACTTGAGCCGACGTTTGTCTGCCCGTTTAAAAATTCTCGCCAAACTGGATATCGCCGAGCGTCGCTTACCTCAAGACGGACGAATAAAACTTCGCCTGAATGATGAGTTAGCGATAGACATGCGCGTCTCCACATTGCCAACCTTGTGGGGCGAGAAGATCGTACTGCGACTGCTTGATAGCAGCGCGGCTAATCTCGATATCGACAAGCTCGGGTACAGCGACGATCAAAAAGCCCTCTACCTGAATGCACTCAAACGCCCACAAGGAATGATCTTAATGACAGGCCCCACTGGCAGCGGAAAAACCGTCTCGCTTTATACCGGCCTTCGAGTATTGAACACTACAGAACGTAATATCTCCACCGCAGAAGATCCGGTAGAGATTAATCTGTGTGGTATCAACCAAGTGCAAGTAATGCCAAAGATTGGGTTTGGATTCGCTGAAGCCCTGCGCTCGTTTTTACGACAAGATCCGGATGTGGTGATGGTCGGTGAGATTCGAGATTTAGAAACTGCAGAGATCGCCATCAAAGCATCGCAAACCGGTCACTTGGTGCTTTCGACTCTTCATACCAACTCTGCCGCAGAAACGGTGACCCGACTCGCTCATATGGGGATTGAGCCCTTTAATCTAGCCTCATCATTGAGCTTAATCATTGCCCAACGACTGGCAAGACGCTTGTGCAATCAGTGCAAAACCGTTGACGACTCTCCAGACATCTTTCTGCGCCACTCAATCCCCAACAGCAAAATCATTTACAAGGCCAACCCACAAGGGTGTAACGAGTGCAATCAAGGTTATTCAGGACGTGTCGGTATTTATGAGGTGATGCCATTCACCGACAAACTCAAAAATAGCCTTATCAGCAAACCGAATGCACTGGAGATAGAAGACCTCGCTCGCCGAGAAGGAATGCGCACACTGCAAGAATCAGGATTAGGCAAGCTACTCGAAGGCACCACCAGCTATCAAGAACTACAACGAGTTCTGTACCTATAG
- a CDS encoding A24 family peptidase: MEVFHYYPWLFPVLAFIFSLLIGSFLNVVIHRLPIMMEREWQQECSEYFSQYKIPAPEGKFNLSVPRSTCPKCDTQLRIIDNIPVLSWLFLKGKCHSCATPISIRYPLVELLTAILCTVVASHFGFSFYAIALIFFTFALITATFIDLDTMLLPDQITLPLVWSGIALALFSISPVSLQDSVVGAMAGYLALWSVYWLFKLLTGKEGMGYGDFKLLAALGAWLGWQHLPMIILLSSLVGLVFGLIQLRLKQQGIDKAFPFGPYLAIAGWVSLMWGNDIMGWYFTSVLGM; this comes from the coding sequence ATGGAAGTATTTCACTACTATCCTTGGCTATTCCCCGTATTAGCATTCATTTTTAGTCTTCTGATTGGCAGCTTCCTTAACGTCGTCATACATCGTTTACCAATTATGATGGAACGTGAGTGGCAACAAGAGTGCTCGGAGTATTTCTCCCAATATAAAATTCCCGCGCCAGAAGGAAAATTCAACCTCAGTGTTCCTCGCTCAACCTGCCCTAAGTGCGACACTCAATTAAGAATCATCGACAATATCCCTGTGTTAAGCTGGTTATTCTTGAAGGGCAAGTGTCACAGTTGTGCTACCCCTATCAGCATTCGCTACCCTTTGGTTGAACTGCTGACTGCAATACTTTGCACAGTTGTCGCGAGTCACTTTGGTTTCAGCTTTTACGCTATTGCACTGATATTTTTTACCTTTGCATTGATTACCGCGACTTTCATCGACCTCGACACCATGCTATTGCCTGATCAAATTACCTTACCGTTAGTTTGGTCTGGTATCGCTTTAGCCCTATTTAGTATTAGCCCAGTATCGCTTCAAGACTCTGTAGTCGGCGCCATGGCTGGCTACCTCGCATTATGGTCAGTGTACTGGCTTTTTAAACTGCTGACAGGCAAAGAAGGCATGGGTTACGGTGACTTCAAGTTACTGGCCGCACTTGGTGCATGGCTTGGTTGGCAGCACCTACCAATGATCATCCTATTGTCTTCACTCGTTGGACTGGTGTTTGGGTTGATTCAGCTACGCTTGAAACAGCAAGGCATCGATAAAGCCTTTCCATTCGGCCCTTACCTTGCAATTGCCGGCTGGGTGAGTTTGATGTGGGGTAACGACATCATGGGTTGGTATTTCACTTCAGTACTAGGAATGTAA